A portion of the Actomonas aquatica genome contains these proteins:
- a CDS encoding phage regulatory CII family protein, which produces MESHELLKELLKKTSAKQVCSDLGLSLSLIYKWAEPPSENAGSGAVNPLDRVEKLMRTTGDVRIAQWVAERAGGFFIHNPKGVSQTSELIPSTNAIVQQFADMLGVIATAAADQKITDDEARKIRAQWESLKSVTEGFVQAAEQGNFSGIRAELVEQPH; this is translated from the coding sequence ATGGAGTCCCACGAACTACTCAAGGAACTACTCAAAAAAACGAGTGCGAAGCAGGTCTGCTCCGACTTGGGGCTGTCGCTTTCCTTGATCTACAAGTGGGCCGAGCCGCCGTCCGAGAACGCCGGCAGTGGCGCGGTCAATCCGCTCGACCGGGTGGAGAAACTGATGCGAACCACCGGCGATGTGCGCATCGCCCAATGGGTGGCCGAGCGCGCCGGGGGCTTCTTCATTCACAACCCGAAGGGCGTCAGCCAGACGTCCGAACTCATCCCCTCGACCAACGCGATCGTGCAGCAGTTTGCCGACATGTTGGGGGTGATTGCGACGGCGGCGGCCGATCAAAAAATCACCGACGATGAGGCCCGCAAAATTCGCGCACAGTGGGAGAGCCTGAAGTCGGTGACCGAAGGATTTGTGCAGGCGGCCGAGCAGGGGAATTTCTCCGGCATTCGCGCCGAGTTGGTCGAGCAGCCGCATTGA
- a CDS encoding FecR family protein, whose amino-acid sequence MKTVLPRLTGLLVLAATQTIAAPRALEESEVIEVVNDVTLITMPDGHAAPARLQDHLHAPDRLRTGRASRAELQAPDGTITRLGSNTLFAFDRATRAMQLDRGSVLFHSPSGRGGGTIKSPSASASVLGTTIIAAATTDGGFKLLVLEGRAQVDFNSGARRELDAGQMLFVRPGGLGTGTPGPTLHFDLERQVKDSKLVKGFKRPLASQPKIDRAIADQQRAVGQGHYLATGFLVYSATSDTQVNGIEAAGPDADDNLVGDFNQHQRLALNSAVVLDSPTLPNNRVFRSEFLIPASESEFLNLESDTLLTGLLGLRVDITTPELSLAAAGVSAFNFVGKEYIAFAGSTTFTDLADVNYLRLFSPQVIVPAGAAIIADFPVEATPTTFYVDTDLTLLLAGGSVSNTRGGLLLQSHGGDLIISDELLHAGDLIGADSVVPSAVNIDAPHGLLDVSGSEIRSQGGTFAALAADLALRDTHFLLEGDFWADSGDTARLDGLTWQVVAPEAVFQTTAVNLIEARLLDFAGFATINLGARTIALTNVAFPADSVVRLVSETGQLAPNPNTNATVQPGFVNFVRDVTYDGAPAQDHVSTAAGGTGRAAPTITITTPNPGNG is encoded by the coding sequence ATGAAAACTGTGCTGCCCCGCCTTACCGGCCTCCTGGTGCTGGCCGCCACCCAAACCATCGCCGCCCCCCGCGCCTTGGAGGAGTCCGAAGTCATCGAAGTCGTCAACGACGTCACCCTCATCACGATGCCCGACGGCCACGCCGCGCCCGCCCGCTTGCAGGATCACTTGCACGCCCCCGACCGCCTGCGCACCGGCCGGGCCTCCCGCGCTGAGTTGCAGGCCCCCGACGGCACCATCACACGCCTCGGCTCCAACACCTTGTTCGCCTTCGACCGCGCCACCCGCGCCATGCAGCTCGATCGCGGCAGCGTGCTGTTCCACTCCCCTAGCGGCCGCGGCGGAGGCACCATCAAATCGCCCTCCGCTTCGGCCTCGGTTCTCGGCACCACCATCATCGCCGCGGCCACCACCGACGGCGGTTTCAAACTGCTGGTGCTCGAAGGACGCGCCCAAGTGGATTTCAACTCCGGCGCCCGGCGCGAACTCGACGCCGGCCAAATGCTCTTTGTGCGCCCCGGCGGACTCGGCACCGGCACCCCCGGCCCCACCTTGCACTTCGACCTCGAACGCCAAGTAAAGGACTCAAAGTTGGTCAAAGGCTTCAAACGTCCACTCGCGTCCCAACCGAAGATCGATCGCGCCATCGCCGACCAACAACGCGCCGTCGGTCAGGGCCACTACCTCGCCACCGGCTTCCTCGTTTACAGCGCCACCAGCGACACGCAGGTCAACGGCATCGAAGCCGCCGGACCCGACGCCGACGACAACCTCGTGGGCGACTTCAATCAACACCAGCGACTCGCGCTCAATTCCGCCGTCGTGCTCGACTCGCCGACATTGCCCAACAACCGCGTCTTTCGCTCCGAGTTTCTCATTCCCGCGAGCGAAAGTGAGTTCCTCAACCTCGAGTCCGACACCCTGCTTACCGGCCTGCTCGGTCTGCGGGTCGACATCACCACGCCGGAGCTCAGCCTCGCCGCCGCCGGAGTGTCGGCCTTCAACTTTGTCGGCAAGGAGTATATCGCCTTCGCCGGATCCACTACCTTCACCGACCTCGCCGACGTGAACTACCTGCGGCTGTTTTCGCCGCAGGTCATCGTGCCGGCCGGGGCCGCCATCATCGCCGACTTTCCGGTCGAAGCCACCCCCACTACCTTCTACGTCGACACCGACCTCACGCTGCTCCTCGCCGGTGGCTCCGTGAGCAACACCCGCGGCGGTCTGCTCCTCCAGTCTCACGGCGGTGATCTCATCATCTCCGACGAGTTGCTGCACGCCGGCGATCTCATCGGCGCCGACTCCGTGGTGCCCAGCGCCGTCAACATCGATGCTCCGCACGGGCTGCTCGATGTATCCGGAAGCGAAATACGCTCGCAGGGTGGCACCTTCGCCGCGCTCGCCGCCGACCTGGCATTGCGCGACACCCACTTCCTGCTGGAGGGCGATTTCTGGGCCGACTCCGGCGACACCGCCCGGCTCGACGGGCTGACTTGGCAGGTCGTGGCCCCCGAAGCCGTGTTTCAAACCACCGCGGTCAACCTCATCGAGGCGCGCCTGCTCGATTTCGCCGGCTTTGCCACCATCAACCTCGGCGCCCGCACCATCGCCCTGACGAATGTCGCGTTCCCCGCCGACTCCGTGGTGCGCCTCGTCAGCGAGACCGGCCAGCTCGCTCCCAATCCCAATACCAACGCCACCGTGCAGCCGGGCTTCGTCAACTTCGTGCGCGACGTCACCTATGACGGCGCGCCCGCTCAGGACCACGTTTCGACCGCCGCCGGCGGCACCGGCCGCGCCGCCCCGACCATCACGATCACCACTCCAAATCCCGGCAACGGATGA
- a CDS encoding DUF885 domain-containing protein produces the protein MIRRLSLLLVATTCWLSAQTPSWVERSNEESQALVEVLGQFQPEMLTFLGLGDYHDQIIDLGPDRGARLRSAVMTVREHYRRRLEAEENPFVREDLAILIDAADENVETSLIQEQHMVPYVNASQLIYQGLFGLLKPDAAPEHRPAALSRLERYLSLPAQVRARYAEAASDPELTHPFRSQLEQGLANTPRFIAGIRALFAAPDFDAEAVNPLLDQLETELTAHDAWVRETVLPAARTDSRLPAPVYAQNLRGVGLDIPPAELIERAQTAYAEIRNEMRTLAGLIAAERGWDTTDYTEVIRRLKAEQIPADNVIPTYEAVIAEIEDIIRRERIVTLPDRPMAIRLATEAENAAQPAPHMQPPPLTGGTGEERGTFVLTTGTPPLDGEEAVTFDDFTFNAATWTLTAHEGRPGHELQFAAMVERGVSVARSFFAFNSVNVEGWALYAEAELKPYEPLEGQMIALQFRLLRASRAFLDPMLNLGQITREEAGRILREEVVLSDAMTEQELDRYTFRSPGQATAYFYGYLRVMALRTRTELALGDRFDRLAFNDFLIQQGLIPPALLARAVEQEFIPTHREP, from the coding sequence ATGATCCGCCGTCTCTCGCTCCTCCTCGTCGCCACCACGTGTTGGCTCTCCGCCCAAACCCCGTCGTGGGTTGAACGCAGCAACGAAGAATCCCAAGCCCTCGTCGAGGTGCTGGGCCAGTTCCAGCCCGAGATGCTCACCTTTCTCGGTCTCGGCGATTACCACGATCAGATCATCGATCTCGGCCCCGACCGCGGTGCCCGCCTGCGCTCCGCCGTGATGACCGTGCGGGAACACTACCGCCGCCGCCTCGAAGCCGAGGAAAACCCCTTCGTCCGCGAAGACCTCGCCATCCTCATCGACGCCGCCGACGAAAACGTGGAGACGAGCCTCATCCAAGAGCAGCACATGGTGCCCTACGTCAACGCGAGCCAACTGATCTACCAAGGACTCTTCGGTCTGCTCAAACCCGACGCCGCCCCCGAGCATCGCCCCGCCGCCCTCAGTCGCCTCGAACGCTACCTGAGCCTCCCCGCGCAGGTCCGCGCGCGCTACGCCGAGGCCGCCAGCGACCCCGAGCTCACCCACCCCTTCCGCTCCCAGTTGGAACAGGGTCTTGCCAACACGCCGCGCTTCATCGCTGGCATCCGCGCCCTCTTTGCCGCGCCCGACTTCGACGCCGAGGCCGTCAACCCGCTGCTCGACCAACTCGAGACCGAGCTCACCGCCCACGACGCGTGGGTGCGCGAAACCGTGTTGCCCGCCGCCCGCACCGACTCCCGCCTGCCCGCCCCGGTTTACGCTCAAAACCTCCGCGGCGTCGGTCTCGACATCCCGCCCGCCGAACTCATCGAGCGCGCCCAGACCGCCTACGCCGAGATCCGCAACGAGATGCGCACCCTCGCCGGCCTCATCGCCGCCGAACGCGGTTGGGACACCACCGACTACACCGAGGTCATTCGCCGCCTGAAGGCCGAGCAGATTCCGGCCGACAATGTCATCCCGACCTATGAAGCCGTCATCGCCGAAATCGAGGACATCATCCGCCGCGAGCGCATCGTCACCCTGCCCGATCGTCCCATGGCTATTCGCCTCGCCACCGAAGCCGAAAACGCCGCCCAACCCGCGCCCCACATGCAGCCCCCGCCCCTCACCGGCGGCACCGGCGAAGAGCGCGGCACCTTTGTGCTCACCACCGGCACCCCGCCCCTCGACGGCGAGGAAGCGGTGACCTTCGACGATTTCACCTTCAACGCCGCCACCTGGACGCTCACCGCCCACGAAGGCCGTCCCGGCCACGAGCTACAGTTTGCCGCCATGGTCGAGCGCGGGGTCTCCGTCGCTCGCAGCTTCTTCGCCTTCAACAGCGTCAACGTCGAAGGCTGGGCCCTCTACGCCGAAGCCGAACTCAAACCCTACGAGCCGCTCGAGGGCCAGATGATCGCCCTGCAGTTCCGCCTGCTGCGCGCCAGCCGTGCTTTCCTCGATCCCATGCTCAACCTCGGCCAAATCACCCGCGAGGAGGCCGGCCGCATCCTGCGCGAAGAGGTCGTCCTGTCCGACGCCATGACCGAACAGGAGCTCGACCGCTACACCTTCCGCAGCCCCGGCCAGGCCACCGCCTACTTCTACGGCTACCTGCGCGTCATGGCCCTGCGCACCCGCACCGAGCTGGCCCTTGGCGACCGTTTTGACCGGCTCGCCTTCAATGACTTCCTCATTCAGCAGGGCCTCATCCCGCCCGCGCTGCTCGCTCGCGCCGTCGAACAGGAGTTCATTCCGACGCACCGCGAGCCCTAG
- a CDS encoding CHASE2 domain-containing protein, whose product MFGVSSSSPRSRSFTPRRLALGVGLLILASVWLGTWSWIEALEGIAIDQRFSLRQKLLPEPAPPPVVVGLSDSSFTLAERAPESVAEDPILGEMAGNWPWNRRVYAAVVRRLRAAGARLIVFDIVFAGPNPGDADFAEALAEPGAPVVLASLWQVDHSLAGEGTAVLLEPSLPLLDAGAFNGFANVWPDPDGVLRHSESTLDAAALLGLPSDPAGIAPSLALAAARALDPSTPAMPHGRIDFRHPAADVPVVPIEDLFLPDRWNSAWLDHDNRFRDRVVWIGPLSEVRFKDVHLTPLGRMPGVQAQAAAFATFLDRRHPVEPPRWTTVALVSSLALIALLVTLRPRRASLQVTWAIAGLLLWVLLCFVAFAATNLVLPCVAPAGAWTGGAALGIGAQLVSEQRERRRLRRMLGRYVSEEIASLIADQPDAFSASLRGERRDVTVLFADLRGFTAWVEDAEPAAFVAQLNAYFAAIVDCVLTHGGTLQKYIGDAVLAVWGDTRSEGPVEDSARAVAAALAMQAALARLNAEWATIPDHPRLRMAIGLHHGAVMLGNVGHPRRMEFTVMGDAVNTASRLETANRPLDTDVLVSPRIVELLADRHRFLPVGPARLKGKRAALELFIPIGPLAAPSPPWWPAALRAHQAWQEGRTAEAGVAWAEAATAAAGAHDLRPYFTRRQQLCADAAPTAPLDLTAK is encoded by the coding sequence ATGTTCGGCGTCTCTTCCAGCTCCCCACGCTCTCGTTCCTTCACCCCGCGCCGCCTCGCACTGGGCGTGGGCCTGCTGATTCTTGCGAGTGTCTGGCTGGGGACCTGGAGTTGGATCGAAGCGCTCGAAGGCATCGCCATCGACCAGCGTTTCAGCCTGCGCCAAAAACTGCTGCCCGAACCGGCCCCACCCCCGGTGGTCGTCGGCCTCTCCGACAGTAGCTTCACGCTCGCCGAGCGCGCGCCCGAGTCGGTGGCGGAGGATCCGATCCTCGGGGAAATGGCAGGAAACTGGCCATGGAATCGCCGCGTTTACGCCGCCGTGGTGCGACGCCTGCGGGCCGCCGGTGCGCGTCTGATCGTTTTCGATATCGTTTTCGCCGGCCCCAATCCCGGTGACGCCGACTTCGCCGAAGCCCTTGCCGAACCCGGTGCCCCGGTGGTGCTGGCCTCGCTGTGGCAGGTTGATCACTCCCTCGCTGGCGAAGGCACCGCCGTGCTCCTCGAACCTTCATTGCCGCTCCTCGACGCCGGTGCCTTCAACGGCTTCGCCAACGTCTGGCCCGATCCCGACGGCGTATTGCGCCACAGCGAAAGCACCCTGGACGCCGCCGCCCTGCTCGGTCTGCCGTCCGATCCCGCCGGCATCGCACCGTCACTCGCCCTCGCCGCCGCTCGCGCCCTCGACCCGAGCACCCCCGCCATGCCCCACGGCCGAATCGACTTCCGTCATCCCGCAGCCGACGTTCCGGTGGTGCCCATCGAAGACCTCTTCCTGCCGGATCGGTGGAACAGCGCGTGGCTCGATCACGACAATCGATTTCGCGATCGCGTCGTGTGGATCGGCCCGCTTTCCGAAGTCCGCTTCAAAGACGTGCACCTCACTCCGCTTGGCCGCATGCCCGGCGTGCAGGCTCAGGCCGCCGCGTTTGCCACCTTCCTCGATCGCCGCCACCCCGTCGAGCCGCCCCGCTGGACCACCGTGGCGCTGGTGAGCAGCCTCGCCCTCATCGCCCTGCTGGTTACGCTGCGACCCCGCCGCGCCAGCCTGCAAGTCACCTGGGCAATCGCCGGTCTGCTGCTTTGGGTGCTGCTCTGCTTCGTCGCTTTTGCCGCCACCAATCTAGTCCTGCCCTGCGTCGCTCCCGCCGGAGCCTGGACCGGTGGCGCCGCGCTCGGCATCGGTGCCCAGCTCGTGAGCGAACAACGCGAACGCCGCCGACTGCGCCGCATGCTGGGACGCTACGTCTCCGAAGAGATCGCCTCCCTCATCGCCGATCAACCCGACGCCTTTTCCGCTTCCTTGCGCGGCGAGCGGCGTGACGTGACTGTGCTCTTCGCCGACCTTCGCGGTTTCACCGCCTGGGTCGAAGACGCCGAACCCGCAGCCTTCGTCGCCCAGCTCAATGCCTACTTCGCCGCCATCGTCGACTGCGTGCTGACTCACGGCGGCACACTGCAGAAATACATCGGTGATGCCGTGCTCGCGGTTTGGGGTGACACGCGCAGCGAAGGTCCCGTTGAGGACAGTGCCCGTGCCGTCGCCGCTGCGCTGGCCATGCAGGCGGCGTTGGCTCGCCTCAACGCGGAGTGGGCCACCATACCCGACCACCCGCGACTGCGCATGGCCATCGGCCTGCACCACGGCGCAGTCATGCTTGGCAACGTGGGCCACCCGCGCCGCATGGAGTTCACCGTCATGGGTGACGCAGTGAACACCGCCTCGCGCCTCGAGACCGCCAACCGCCCGCTCGACACAGATGTGTTGGTGAGTCCGCGCATCGTTGAACTCCTCGCCGACCGCCACCGCTTTCTGCCCGTCGGTCCCGCCCGGCTCAAAGGCAAGCGAGCCGCCCTGGAACTCTTCATTCCAATCGGTCCTCTGGCCGCTCCGTCGCCGCCCTGGTGGCCGGCCGCGCTGCGCGCTCACCAAGCCTGGCAGGAGGGCCGCACCGCGGAGGCTGGCGTGGCTTGGGCCGAGGCCGCAACCGCAGCCGCCGGAGCCCATGACCTCCGCCCTTATTTCACCCGTCGCCAACAGCTGTGCGCCGACGCCGCACCGACCGCCCCGCTCGATCTGACCGCCAAATGA
- a CDS encoding PAS domain-containing sensor histidine kinase: protein MSAWTPFRVLIFAPQASHVPAYAETLSAAGCEVEFDHLTDPQQLETLPRRGIWRAVLIEQDLIELDATAIDQLRTACQGNPPIIVLAERVTTTATKQVLDTGIAVMVRGEDPEEVGSAILRAIRYECYRQQHDADLRQVAASKRRFATLFNASPIATIVTEIEDGAIVDANPAAERLANKTRDEIIGQRTIDFGAWSDLPQRRRLVGDALFSGSRHTIEREVDLPGAPNCTLLVSFSAFEFEGKNRLLVMMQDISHRKAAEESVRESEARYRLLVENSHDLICELDDQGVLCYVSPNHQAVTGYLPDEMEGKRIHDLAHPDDIDDIDALLSQLDHRAQLRLRIRHRKEHWLTLDSAVQVHRAPDGSRRAVVISRDITASLKADADRAQLEQQLRQAQKMEAIGTLAGGIAHDFNNILTAIFGYLQLVQLETPDDSPIREELAGALEASERARDLVSQILTFSRRREQQRALGQVSPIINDAVRLLRASLPATIDFKIEIDETAPPILCDGTQLHQVIMNLGTNAGHAMNAHGGLLTLRLTKGEAEPSLYASYPQLANRQTLCLSVSDTGTGMDAATRERIFEPFFTTKPSNEGTGLGLAVVHGIVQDHDGAIVCESEPGIGTSFRVYFPTVDPASLDVAVTPTDLPKGNGERVLLVDDEESVVNIGSRMIKRLGYEVEAFTLSSKALERFTAAPRQFDIVVTDLTMGGITGVDIARRVFELRPGLPLIIATGFMNARDIDTARALGVKWFLEKPFSFQGLASFMQKALKHAQR from the coding sequence ATGTCTGCCTGGACTCCATTTCGTGTTCTCATTTTTGCGCCGCAAGCCTCCCACGTTCCCGCCTACGCGGAGACGCTGTCGGCGGCGGGTTGTGAGGTCGAATTCGACCATCTGACAGACCCGCAGCAGCTCGAAACCCTGCCCCGTCGCGGCATCTGGCGCGCCGTCCTGATCGAGCAGGATCTGATCGAACTGGACGCCACGGCCATCGACCAATTGCGCACCGCCTGCCAAGGTAATCCGCCCATCATTGTGCTCGCCGAACGCGTAACCACGACCGCCACCAAGCAGGTTCTCGACACTGGCATTGCCGTCATGGTGCGGGGGGAGGATCCGGAAGAGGTGGGTTCCGCCATTCTTCGCGCGATTCGTTACGAGTGCTATCGCCAACAGCACGATGCCGACCTGCGCCAGGTCGCCGCCAGCAAGCGCCGCTTCGCCACCCTCTTCAACGCCAGCCCGATCGCCACCATCGTGACCGAGATCGAGGACGGTGCCATCGTCGACGCCAACCCCGCCGCCGAGCGTCTAGCCAACAAAACCCGCGACGAGATCATCGGCCAACGCACCATCGACTTCGGTGCGTGGTCCGACCTGCCCCAGCGCCGCCGTCTCGTCGGTGACGCGCTGTTCAGCGGCTCGCGCCACACCATCGAGCGAGAGGTCGACTTACCCGGCGCCCCCAACTGCACCCTGCTGGTTTCCTTCTCCGCCTTCGAATTTGAAGGTAAAAACCGCCTGCTCGTCATGATGCAGGACATCTCACATCGCAAAGCCGCCGAAGAAAGTGTGCGCGAGAGCGAGGCCCGCTACCGCCTGTTGGTGGAGAACTCCCACGACCTCATCTGCGAATTGGATGACCAAGGCGTATTGTGCTACGTGAGCCCCAATCACCAGGCGGTCACCGGCTACCTGCCCGACGAAATGGAGGGCAAACGTATCCACGACCTCGCCCACCCCGACGACATCGACGACATTGATGCGCTGCTTTCGCAGCTCGATCACCGCGCGCAGCTCCGCCTCCGCATCCGCCATCGCAAGGAGCACTGGCTCACCCTCGACTCCGCCGTGCAGGTGCACCGCGCGCCGGACGGCTCCCGCCGCGCCGTGGTGATCTCCCGTGACATCACCGCCTCCCTCAAGGCCGATGCTGATCGCGCCCAACTCGAGCAACAACTCCGCCAAGCGCAGAAGATGGAAGCTATCGGCACCCTCGCCGGCGGCATCGCTCACGATTTTAACAACATCCTCACCGCCATCTTCGGCTACCTCCAGTTGGTGCAGTTGGAGACCCCCGACGACTCCCCCATCCGCGAAGAATTGGCCGGAGCCCTCGAGGCCAGCGAACGCGCCCGCGACCTCGTCAGCCAGATCCTCACCTTCAGCCGCCGCCGCGAACAACAACGCGCGCTCGGCCAGGTATCGCCCATCATCAATGATGCCGTGCGCCTGCTGCGCGCCTCCCTGCCGGCCACCATCGATTTTAAGATCGAGATCGACGAGACCGCGCCGCCCATTCTCTGCGATGGCACCCAACTGCACCAGGTCATCATGAACCTGGGCACCAACGCCGGCCACGCCATGAACGCCCACGGCGGTCTGCTCACCCTGCGCCTCACCAAGGGCGAGGCCGAGCCCTCCCTCTACGCCAGCTACCCGCAGCTCGCCAACCGCCAGACCCTCTGTCTCAGCGTTTCGGATACAGGCACCGGCATGGATGCCGCCACCCGCGAACGCATCTTCGAACCGTTTTTCACCACCAAACCGTCCAACGAGGGCACCGGCCTGGGCCTCGCCGTCGTGCACGGCATCGTGCAGGATCACGACGGTGCCATCGTCTGCGAAAGTGAACCGGGCATCGGCACCTCCTTCCGCGTCTATTTCCCCACCGTCGATCCGGCCTCCCTCGACGTGGCAGTCACGCCCACCGATCTGCCCAAGGGCAACGGTGAACGCGTCCTGCTGGTCGACGACGAAGAGTCGGTCGTCAACATCGGCAGCCGCATGATCAAGCGCCTCGGCTACGAGGTCGAAGCCTTCACCCTTTCCAGCAAAGCCCTCGAACGTTTCACCGCCGCGCCCCGCCAGTTTGATATCGTCGTCACCGACCTCACCATGGGCGGTATCACCGGCGTCGACATCGCTCGCCGCGTCTTTGAGCTGCGCCCGGGTCTGCCGCTCATCATCGCCACCGGCTTCATGAACGCGCGCGACATCGATACCGCCCGCGCCCTCGGCGTGAAATGGTTCCTCGAAAAGCCCTTCTCCTTCCAAGGCCTCGCCAGCTTCATGCAGAAGGCGCTCAAACACGCCCAGCGCTAG
- the rph gene encoding ribonuclease PH codes for MSNFTRADGRAADQLRSISFQPDIAPHATGSVLVSFGDTRVICGATIEAKVPGWMRAQNVSGGWITAEYSMLPYSTHDRKARDISRGKADGRSIEIQRLIGRSLRAIVDLEKLGPNTLWIDCDVLQADGGTRTASITGAYVAARLAVQKLLDSGRLKENPLKDSIAAVSVGIVKGTALLDLPYIEDRDAEVDANIVMTGAGQFVEVQGSGEEATFSPAQFSELLGLAQSGLKQLAAAQNAFLTQHLLAKS; via the coding sequence ATGTCCAATTTCACCCGCGCCGACGGCCGCGCCGCCGACCAGTTGCGCTCCATTTCTTTCCAACCCGACATCGCCCCCCACGCCACCGGCTCCGTCCTCGTTTCCTTCGGCGACACCCGCGTGATCTGCGGCGCCACCATCGAAGCCAAAGTGCCCGGTTGGATGCGGGCCCAAAATGTCTCCGGCGGCTGGATCACCGCGGAGTATTCAATGCTTCCCTACAGCACACACGATCGCAAAGCCCGCGACATCTCCCGCGGCAAAGCCGACGGTCGCTCGATCGAGATCCAACGCCTCATCGGTCGCTCCCTGCGCGCCATCGTCGATTTGGAGAAACTTGGACCCAACACGCTGTGGATCGATTGTGACGTGCTCCAGGCCGACGGCGGCACTCGCACCGCCTCCATCACCGGGGCCTACGTCGCCGCGCGCCTCGCCGTGCAAAAGCTCCTCGACTCCGGCCGCCTCAAGGAAAACCCGCTCAAGGACTCGATCGCCGCCGTTTCCGTCGGCATCGTCAAAGGCACCGCCCTGCTCGACCTGCCCTACATCGAAGACCGGGACGCCGAGGTCGACGCCAACATCGTCATGACCGGCGCCGGCCAATTTGTCGAAGTCCAGGGCAGCGGCGAGGAAGCCACCTTCTCCCCCGCCCAGTTCAGCGAACTGCTGGGCCTCGCCCAAAGCGGTCTCAAGCAACTCGCCGCCGCTCAAAACGCCTTTTTGACCCAACACCTCTTGGCCAAATCCTAA